A genomic window from Streptomyces brevispora includes:
- a CDS encoding TerD family protein yields the protein MSTPNKDIEKVEIRLKWDPSSQGEPPNDLDIIAATYSAEEPYGAPEYLVHFDSRAPDGTITLNRDSRTGQGLGYDEVMTLELDRLSDSYARVVVGVAIQQRDGRKTFDAVENTAVQIREGYNSLSEDDFSTVGAATAAVVAEFVRDVSGVWRFHDTVRGFEGDADSFAATMGSRPPGA from the coding sequence ATGAGCACGCCCAACAAGGACATCGAGAAGGTCGAGATCAGGCTCAAGTGGGACCCCAGTTCACAGGGCGAACCCCCCAATGACCTCGACATCATCGCGGCAACCTACTCGGCGGAGGAGCCGTACGGCGCCCCCGAGTACCTCGTGCACTTCGACAGCCGCGCACCCGACGGCACGATCACCCTCAACCGGGACAGCCGGACCGGTCAGGGGCTGGGTTACGACGAGGTGATGACGCTGGAACTGGACCGGCTGTCGGACTCGTACGCCCGGGTCGTCGTCGGTGTGGCCATTCAGCAGCGCGACGGACGCAAGACCTTCGACGCCGTGGAGAACACCGCGGTGCAGATCCGCGAGGGGTACAACAGCCTCTCGGAGGACGACTTCTCGACGGTCGGCGCGGCGACGGCGGCGGTCGTCGCCGAGTTCGTCCGGGACGTCTCCGGGGTCTGGCGGTTCCACGACACGGTGCGGGGCTTCGAAGGGGACGCCGACTCGTTCGCCGCGACGATGGGAAGCCGCCCGCCCGGAGCGTGA
- the lexA gene encoding transcriptional repressor LexA: protein MTTTADSAIITAQDRSQSRLEPVHAMNDSVPATNTEGPDPARPARSLPGRPPGIRADSSGLTDRQRRVIEVIRDSVQRRGYPPSMREIGQAVGLSSTSSVAHQLMALERKGFLRRDPHRPRAYEVRGSDQPSTQPTDTTGKPAASYVPLVGRIAAGGPILAEESVEDVFPLPRQLVGDGELFVLKVVGDSMIEAAICDGDWVTVRRQPVAENGDIVAAMLEGEATVKRFKREDGHVWLLPHNSAYQPIPGDEATILGKVVAVLRRV, encoded by the coding sequence GTGACCACCACCGCAGACAGTGCCATCATCACTGCCCAGGACCGCTCCCAGAGCCGACTCGAGCCGGTGCATGCCATGAATGACTCAGTTCCCGCCACGAACACGGAGGGACCGGATCCCGCGCGCCCAGCGCGCTCGCTACCCGGACGACCTCCCGGAATCCGGGCGGACAGCTCGGGGCTCACGGACCGGCAGCGGCGAGTGATCGAGGTCATCCGGGACTCCGTGCAGCGGCGGGGATACCCGCCGTCGATGCGGGAGATCGGCCAGGCGGTGGGCCTTTCCAGTACGTCCTCCGTCGCGCATCAGCTCATGGCCCTGGAGCGCAAGGGCTTCCTGCGCCGCGACCCTCACCGCCCCCGGGCGTACGAGGTCCGTGGTTCGGACCAGCCCAGCACACAGCCCACGGACACCACGGGGAAGCCGGCGGCTTCGTATGTGCCGCTGGTCGGCCGGATCGCGGCCGGTGGTCCGATCCTCGCCGAGGAATCGGTCGAGGACGTCTTTCCGCTCCCCCGCCAGCTGGTCGGTGACGGAGAGCTCTTCGTACTGAAGGTCGTCGGCGACTCGATGATCGAAGCGGCGATCTGCGACGGGGACTGGGTCACCGTCCGGCGCCAGCCCGTGGCGGAGAACGGCGACATCGTGGCGGCCATGCTGGAGGGCGAGGCCACGGTCAAGCGCTTCAAGCGGGAGGACGGTCATGTGTGGCTGCTCCCCCACAACTCCGCGTACCAGCCAATCCCCGGCGACGAGGCGACGATCCTCGGCAAGGTCGTGGCGGTGCTACGGCGGGTGTGA
- a CDS encoding vitamin B12-dependent ribonucleotide reductase, with the protein MTETASGPARGSRNKGAKSTATKQGLRIERIHTTPGVHPYDEVAWERRDVVMTNWRDGSINFEQRGVEFPDFWSVNAVNIVTSKYFRGAVGTPQRETGLRQLIDRIVKTYRKAGEDFGYFSSPADAEIFEHELAYALLHQIFSFNSPVWFNVGTPQPQQVSACFILAVDDSMESILDWYKEEGMIFKGGSGAGLNLSRIRSSKELLSSGGNASGPVSFMRGADASAGTIKSGGATRRAAKMVILDVDHPDIENFIETKVKEEEKIRALRDAGFDMDLGGDDITSVQYQNANNSVRVNDEFMKAVESGGKFGLRARMTGDVIEEVEAKSLFRKMAEAAWACADPGIQYDDTINQWHTCPESGRINGSNPCSEYMHLDNTSCNLASLNLMKFLKDDGKGTQSFESERFAKVVELVITAMDISICFADFPTEKIGENTRAFRQLGIGYANLGALLMATGHAYDSDGGRALAGAITSLMTGTSYRRSAELAAVVGPYDGYARNAEPHQRVMKQHADANAVAVHADDLDNPIWAAATEAWQDVVRLGAKNGFRNAQASVIAPTGTIGLAMSCDTTGLEPDLALVKFKKLVGGGSMQIVNGTVPQALRRLGYQEEQIEAVVAHIAENGNVVDAPGLKTEHYEVFDCAMGERSISAMGHVRMMAAIQPWISGALSKTVNLPETATVEDVEEVYFEAWKMGVKALAIYRDNCKVGQPLSAKTKEKEKAAVTAKAEDTIRTAVEKVVEYRPVRKRLPKGRPGITTSFTVGGAEGYMTANSYPDDGLGEVFLKMSKQGSTLAGMMDAFSIAVSVGLQYGVPLETYVSKFTNMRFEPAGMTDDPDVRMAQSIVDYIFRRLALDFLPFETRSALGIHSADERQRHLDTGSYEASLEDDELDIEGLAQSAPVRPAEPLKAVAPVREAEKPDPKTAHTSAELVEMQLGISADAPLCFSCGTKMQRAGSCYICEGCGSTSGCS; encoded by the coding sequence ATGACAGAGACGGCGAGCGGCCCGGCACGAGGTTCCCGCAACAAGGGAGCCAAGTCGACTGCGACCAAGCAGGGCCTGCGTATCGAGCGCATTCACACCACCCCCGGCGTGCATCCGTACGACGAGGTGGCGTGGGAGCGCCGTGACGTCGTCATGACCAACTGGCGCGACGGCTCGATCAACTTCGAGCAGCGTGGCGTCGAGTTCCCCGACTTCTGGTCGGTGAACGCGGTCAACATCGTCACCAGCAAGTACTTCCGCGGGGCCGTAGGCACCCCGCAGCGCGAGACCGGTCTGCGACAGCTCATCGACCGGATCGTGAAGACGTACCGGAAGGCCGGTGAGGACTTCGGCTACTTCTCCTCCCCGGCGGACGCGGAGATCTTCGAGCACGAGCTGGCGTACGCCCTCCTGCACCAGATCTTCAGCTTCAACTCGCCTGTCTGGTTCAACGTCGGCACGCCCCAGCCGCAGCAGGTCTCCGCCTGCTTCATCCTGGCCGTCGACGACTCCATGGAGTCGATCCTCGACTGGTACAAGGAAGAGGGGATGATCTTCAAGGGCGGCTCGGGCGCCGGCCTCAACCTCTCCCGTATCCGCTCCTCCAAGGAGCTCCTCTCTTCCGGCGGCAACGCCTCCGGTCCGGTCTCCTTCATGCGGGGCGCCGACGCGTCCGCCGGAACGATCAAGTCCGGTGGCGCCACCCGCCGTGCGGCCAAGATGGTCATTCTCGACGTCGACCACCCCGACATCGAGAACTTCATCGAGACCAAGGTGAAGGAGGAGGAGAAGATCCGCGCCCTGCGTGACGCGGGCTTCGACATGGATCTGGGCGGCGACGACATCACGTCCGTCCAGTACCAGAACGCCAACAACTCGGTCCGGGTGAACGACGAGTTCATGAAGGCCGTCGAGTCCGGCGGCAAGTTCGGGCTGCGCGCCCGGATGACCGGTGACGTCATCGAAGAGGTCGAGGCCAAGTCCCTCTTCCGCAAGATGGCCGAGGCCGCCTGGGCCTGTGCCGACCCGGGCATTCAGTACGACGACACGATCAACCAGTGGCACACCTGCCCCGAGTCCGGCCGGATCAACGGCTCGAACCCGTGCAGCGAGTACATGCACCTGGACAACACCTCGTGCAACCTGGCCTCGCTGAACCTGATGAAGTTCCTCAAGGACGACGGCAAGGGCACCCAGTCCTTCGAGTCCGAGCGCTTCGCCAAGGTCGTCGAGCTGGTCATCACCGCGATGGACATCTCCATCTGCTTCGCCGACTTCCCGACCGAGAAGATCGGTGAGAACACCCGCGCGTTCCGCCAGCTGGGCATCGGCTACGCCAACCTCGGCGCCCTGCTGATGGCGACCGGCCACGCGTACGACAGCGACGGCGGCCGCGCGCTCGCCGGGGCCATCACCTCGCTGATGACCGGCACCTCGTACCGCCGCTCCGCGGAACTGGCGGCGGTCGTCGGTCCGTACGACGGCTACGCCCGCAACGCCGAGCCGCACCAGCGCGTCATGAAGCAGCACGCGGACGCCAACGCCGTTGCCGTCCACGCGGACGACCTCGACAACCCGATCTGGGCCGCCGCCACGGAGGCCTGGCAGGACGTCGTCCGCCTCGGCGCGAAGAACGGTTTCCGCAACGCGCAGGCCTCGGTCATCGCGCCCACCGGCACCATCGGTCTCGCGATGTCCTGCGACACCACCGGCCTTGAGCCCGACCTCGCGCTGGTCAAGTTCAAGAAGCTGGTCGGCGGCGGCTCGATGCAGATCGTCAACGGCACCGTCCCGCAGGCCCTGCGCCGCCTGGGCTACCAGGAGGAGCAGATCGAGGCGGTCGTCGCCCACATCGCCGAGAACGGCAATGTGGTGGACGCCCCCGGCCTGAAGACCGAGCACTACGAGGTCTTCGACTGCGCGATGGGCGAGCGTTCCATCTCCGCGATGGGCCACGTGCGCATGATGGCGGCCATCCAGCCGTGGATCTCCGGCGCGCTCTCCAAGACGGTGAACCTGCCGGAGACGGCCACCGTCGAGGACGTCGAAGAGGTCTACTTCGAGGCGTGGAAGATGGGCGTCAAGGCGCTCGCGATCTACCGCGACAACTGCAAGGTCGGTCAGCCCCTCTCCGCGAAGACCAAGGAGAAGGAGAAGGCCGCGGTCACCGCCAAGGCCGAGGACACCATCCGTACCGCGGTCGAGAAGGTCGTCGAGTACCGCCCGGTCCGCAAGCGTCTGCCCAAGGGCCGTCCCGGCATCACGACCTCCTTCACGGTGGGCGGCGCCGAGGGCTACATGACCGCCAACTCCTACCCGGACGACGGTCTCGGCGAGGTCTTCCTGAAGATGTCCAAGCAGGGTTCTACCCTCGCGGGCATGATGGACGCCTTCTCCATCGCCGTCTCGGTCGGTCTGCAGTACGGCGTCCCGCTGGAGACGTACGTCTCGAAGTTCACCAACATGCGCTTCGAGCCGGCCGGTATGACGGACGACCCGGACGTGCGGATGGCGCAGTCGATCGTCGACTACATCTTCCGCCGGCTGGCGCTCGACTTCCTGCCGTTCGAGACCCGCTCGGCACTCGGCATCCACTCGGCCGACGAGCGTCAGCGTCACCTCGACACCGGTTCGTACGAGGCCTCGCTGGAGGACGACGAGCTGGACATCGAGGGCCTGGCCCAGTCCGCCCCCGTGCGGCCGGCGGAACCGCTGAAGGCGGTCGCCCCCGTGCGGGAGGCCGAGAAGCCGGACCCGAAGACGGCGCACACCTCGGCGGAACTCGTCGAGATGCAGCTGGGCATCAGCGCGGACGCCCCGCTCTGCTTCTCCTGCGGTACGAAGATGCAGCGCGCCGGATCCTGCTACATCTGCGAGGGCTGCGGCTCGACCAGCGGCTGCAGCTGA
- a CDS encoding DUF4153 domain-containing protein yields the protein MSGITSESPRPEHEHGSGPPEPADTSGAAASSAAPGKPLGKPDGSGAAPAKAQTPEPPKVPAYAQRTQQSPAVWGHTVQQTPSVLVRFRPTEPGVIPAATLWSVLATALLSALLLGDGIGPNLLVVAVPAALAAYFAARATGRRLRPWTAVWAVGGLALLIVPALRDAGWPAFLAVVSAVALGSLALHGSRSWLGMFLGSVGLLTSVAGSLGWGAHGVRDRMAGSRGRWGVVFRSTAVAIVLVVVFGALFASADAAFADVLGSLIPDVSLGEGPWRLFLGAIGLVGALAAAYTAAAPVLWDKVTVRPGAARGRLEWALPLIVLNLLFAVFLAIQLTVLLGGYDKVMAGSGLSDQYAQYARQGFWQLLWATLLTLLVIALALRWAPRGGARDRTLVRSVLGTLCLLTLVVVASALRRMDLYVYAYGLTRLRISVAAVELWLGVVLVLIMAAGVFGAKMLPRAVAASAAVGVLAFGLVSPDGLIAEQNVQRYRDGHSIDIQYLRGLSADAVPALDTLPEPLRSCALDEIQRTLRNSDTPWYATSWGEARARDILGDWDPGARVRNCQGRGSGGEGSERGGDGGDSYDPYDPY from the coding sequence TTGTCCGGTATCACATCAGAGTCACCCCGGCCCGAGCATGAGCATGGGTCGGGGCCGCCCGAGCCGGCGGATACGTCCGGAGCGGCCGCGTCCTCGGCAGCCCCTGGGAAGCCGCTCGGAAAGCCGGACGGATCCGGGGCGGCGCCGGCCAAGGCGCAGACGCCGGAGCCTCCGAAGGTGCCGGCCTACGCGCAGCGGACACAGCAGTCGCCCGCCGTCTGGGGGCACACCGTTCAGCAGACGCCGTCGGTACTCGTACGGTTCCGCCCCACCGAACCGGGGGTCATCCCCGCGGCCACTCTCTGGTCCGTCCTGGCCACCGCGCTGCTCAGCGCCCTGCTGCTCGGGGACGGGATCGGCCCGAACCTGCTCGTCGTGGCGGTTCCCGCGGCACTCGCGGCGTACTTCGCCGCACGAGCGACCGGTCGCCGGCTGCGCCCGTGGACCGCGGTCTGGGCGGTCGGCGGCCTCGCGCTCCTCATCGTCCCGGCACTGCGGGACGCGGGTTGGCCGGCCTTCCTCGCCGTCGTGTCCGCCGTGGCACTGGGCTCGCTCGCGCTGCACGGCAGCCGGAGCTGGCTCGGGATGTTCCTCGGTTCGGTGGGACTCCTCACGTCCGTCGCCGGATCGCTGGGCTGGGGCGCCCATGGTGTACGCGACCGGATGGCCGGCTCCCGGGGCCGCTGGGGCGTCGTGTTCCGGTCCACTGCCGTGGCGATCGTGCTGGTCGTCGTGTTCGGGGCGCTCTTCGCGAGCGCCGATGCCGCGTTCGCCGATGTACTCGGCAGCCTGATTCCCGATGTGTCGCTGGGTGAAGGCCCGTGGCGGCTGTTCCTCGGCGCGATCGGGCTCGTGGGTGCGCTCGCCGCCGCGTACACCGCCGCTGCCCCGGTGCTCTGGGACAAGGTGACCGTACGTCCTGGCGCGGCACGCGGCCGGTTGGAATGGGCGCTTCCGCTGATCGTCCTGAATCTGCTCTTCGCCGTCTTCCTCGCCATCCAGCTCACGGTGCTGCTCGGCGGATACGACAAGGTGATGGCCGGATCAGGTCTCAGCGACCAGTACGCCCAGTACGCCCGCCAGGGATTCTGGCAGCTGCTCTGGGCCACCCTGCTCACGCTGCTGGTCATCGCCCTCGCGCTGCGCTGGGCACCTCGCGGCGGAGCGCGCGACCGTACGCTCGTGCGGTCCGTACTCGGCACGCTGTGTCTGCTGACGCTCGTCGTGGTCGCCTCCGCACTGCGGCGCATGGATCTGTACGTATACGCGTACGGTCTGACCCGGCTGCGTATCTCTGTGGCGGCGGTTGAGCTCTGGCTGGGTGTCGTCCTTGTGCTGATCATGGCGGCCGGGGTGTTCGGCGCCAAGATGCTTCCGCGCGCCGTCGCGGCGAGTGCGGCCGTCGGCGTACTCGCCTTCGGGTTGGTCTCGCCGGACGGTCTGATCGCGGAACAGAACGTCCAGCGCTACCGCGACGGTCACTCGATCGACATCCAGTACCTCCGTGGCCTCTCCGCCGATGCGGTGCCGGCCCTGGACACCTTGCCCGAGCCGCTGCGCTCCTGCGCGCTCGACGAGATCCAGCGGACACTGAGGAACTCGGACACGCCCTGGTACGCGACGAGTTGGGGTGAGGCGCGGGCCCGGGACATTCTCGGCGACTGGGACCCCGGTGCGCGTGTGCGGAACTGTCAGGGCCGGGGGTCTGGCGGCGAGGGGAGTGAACGAGGCGGCGACGGAGGCGACTCGTACGACCCGTACGACCCGTACTGA
- a CDS encoding ribonuclease HII, whose product MPYEPPTHTVERSLRATTGAKTVAGVDEVGRGAWAGPVTVCAAVTGLRKPPAGLTDSKLISPKRRAELAPLLERWVTAYGLGDASPQEIDELGMTAALRLAAIRALEALPVRPDAVILDGKHDYLGPPWQVRTVIKGDQSCIAVAAASVIAKVRRDKVMAELGAESGEYEDFAFGANAGYPSPVHRAALEERGPTAHHRLSWSYLDALPKWQHLKKVRFSAEAAALESGGQLGFDF is encoded by the coding sequence ATGCCGTATGAACCACCCACGCACACCGTCGAGCGCTCACTGCGCGCCACCACCGGTGCCAAGACCGTCGCCGGTGTCGACGAGGTCGGGCGCGGGGCGTGGGCAGGGCCGGTCACCGTGTGTGCCGCCGTCACCGGTCTCCGTAAGCCGCCCGCCGGACTCACCGACTCCAAGCTGATCAGCCCCAAGCGTCGTGCGGAACTCGCGCCGCTGCTGGAGCGGTGGGTCACCGCGTACGGTCTCGGCGACGCCTCACCGCAGGAGATCGATGAGCTCGGGATGACCGCCGCTCTCCGGCTCGCCGCCATTCGCGCCCTGGAGGCGCTGCCGGTGCGTCCCGACGCGGTGATCCTCGACGGCAAGCACGACTACCTGGGCCCGCCCTGGCAGGTCCGTACCGTCATCAAGGGCGACCAGTCCTGCATCGCGGTTGCGGCGGCCTCGGTGATCGCGAAGGTCCGCAGGGACAAGGTCATGGCCGAACTCGGCGCGGAATCCGGGGAGTACGAGGACTTCGCGTTCGGTGCCAATGCCGGTTATCCGTCCCCCGTGCACAGGGCCGCACTGGAGGAGCGGGGGCCCACGGCCCACCACCGCCTCTCGTGGTCCTACCTGGATGCGCTGCCCAAGTGGCAGCACCTCAAGAAGGTCCGCTTCTCCGCCGAGGCGGCCGCACTGGAAAGCGGGGGCCAGCTCGGCTTCGACTTCTGA
- a CDS encoding histidine phosphatase family protein — protein sequence MARPQRIVLVRHGESEGNADDTVYEREPDHALRLTAKGLRQARDTGVRLRELFDGERVSVYVSPYRRTHETFRSFGLDLERVRVREEPRLREQDWGNLQDRDDVRLQQAYRDTYGHFFYRFAQGESGADVYDRVGAFLESLYRSFEAPDHPPNVLLVTHGLTMRLFCMRWFHWSVAEFESLSNPGNGESRMLVLGKDGRYTLDRPFERWRIPEPYGITG from the coding sequence ATGGCAAGACCGCAACGCATTGTCCTGGTCCGCCACGGCGAGTCCGAGGGCAATGCCGATGACACGGTGTACGAGCGCGAGCCCGACCATGCCCTGAGGCTTACCGCGAAGGGGCTGCGGCAGGCCCGCGACACGGGAGTGCGGCTGCGCGAGCTCTTCGACGGCGAGCGGGTCAGCGTGTACGTCTCGCCCTACCGCCGTACGCACGAGACGTTCAGGTCCTTCGGCCTCGACCTCGAACGCGTACGGGTACGGGAGGAGCCGCGGCTGCGCGAGCAGGACTGGGGGAACTTGCAGGACCGGGACGATGTCAGGCTGCAGCAGGCCTACCGGGACACCTACGGGCACTTCTTCTACCGGTTCGCACAGGGGGAGTCCGGAGCGGATGTGTACGACCGGGTGGGAGCCTTCCTGGAGAGCCTGTACCGGAGCTTCGAGGCCCCGGACCACCCGCCGAACGTCCTGCTGGTCACGCACGGTCTGACCATGCGGCTGTTCTGTATGCGCTGGTTCCACTGGTCCGTGGCCGAATTCGAATCTCTCTCGAATCCCGGAAACGGGGAGTCCCGGATGCTGGTGCTCGGCAAGGACGGCCGCTACACACTTGACCGGCCGTTCGAGCGCTGGCGCATTCCTGAGCCGTACGGCATCACCGGATAG
- a CDS encoding YdbC family protein: MLVKWIRCSVVDRRGFERGQRKWAGLLGEPGFRGQGGGWSRGRPEVAHVFAFWENRVFYDSFMARGHDALAAAQSGTCNDIQVKLFEYRFDVKTGFEPAFTDADVLRVAHSRVHEDRVEHFALMQQRVWNPAMAGSPGMLRGVFGEAPGHEFLVLSMWQSSAERGKYRAGSVERLSQRAQTEDDVAELAGDVVQLEPSWTV; encoded by the coding sequence GTGCTGGTCAAGTGGATTCGCTGCAGTGTGGTGGACCGTCGCGGTTTCGAGCGGGGGCAGCGGAAGTGGGCGGGGCTGCTGGGTGAGCCGGGGTTCAGGGGGCAGGGCGGCGGCTGGAGCCGTGGCCGGCCGGAGGTGGCGCATGTCTTCGCGTTCTGGGAGAACCGGGTCTTCTACGACTCGTTCATGGCGCGTGGGCACGACGCCCTGGCCGCCGCGCAGTCCGGTACGTGCAACGACATACAGGTCAAGCTGTTCGAGTACCGCTTCGATGTGAAGACCGGCTTCGAGCCCGCGTTCACCGACGCGGACGTGCTCAGGGTGGCGCACAGCAGGGTGCACGAGGACCGGGTCGAGCATTTCGCGCTGATGCAGCAACGGGTGTGGAATCCGGCGATGGCCGGGTCGCCCGGGATGCTGCGAGGAGTGTTCGGAGAGGCGCCGGGCCACGAGTTCCTGGTGCTCTCCATGTGGCAGTCGAGCGCCGAACGCGGCAAGTACCGGGCGGGAAGTGTCGAACGGCTCTCGCAGCGGGCACAGACCGAGGACGATGTCGCGGAGCTCGCCGGTGACGTCGTACAGCTCGAACCGTCATGGACGGTGTGA
- a CDS encoding ADP-ribosylglycohydrolase family protein has translation MTESASDQRFERALASLRGLSVGDALGSQFFVPANYPLLKDRSLPPGPWQWTDDTEMACSVLSVLREHDRIDQDALARSFAVHHDFDRGYGPAVNRLLRLVREGGDWRELASALFNGLGSWGNGSSMRIAPLGAWYADDPEQATHQAEISSYPTHQHREAVVGAMAVAAAASLAASPTGPPKPTDLLDGVIALVPRSAVGAGLRRARDMLDYRDAGTVAAVLGNGRRTSAHDTVPFALWSAARSLGDFEQAFWVTAQAGGDVDTTCAIVGGVVAAGAAGAPPAEWTANTEQLPGWLAQ, from the coding sequence ATGACCGAATCGGCTTCCGACCAGCGCTTCGAGCGCGCCCTTGCCAGCCTCCGCGGCCTCTCCGTGGGAGACGCCCTGGGCTCCCAGTTCTTTGTGCCCGCCAACTATCCGCTCCTGAAGGACCGCTCCCTGCCCCCCGGGCCCTGGCAGTGGACCGACGACACGGAAATGGCCTGTTCGGTCCTCTCCGTACTCCGGGAGCACGACCGTATCGACCAGGACGCGCTCGCCCGGTCCTTCGCGGTGCACCACGACTTCGACCGGGGATACGGACCTGCCGTGAACCGCCTGCTCAGGCTGGTCCGGGAGGGCGGGGACTGGCGGGAGCTGGCCTCCGCTCTGTTCAACGGCCTGGGTTCGTGGGGCAACGGTTCGTCGATGCGCATCGCACCGCTCGGTGCCTGGTATGCGGACGACCCCGAGCAGGCCACGCACCAGGCCGAGATCTCCTCGTACCCGACACATCAGCACCGGGAAGCCGTCGTGGGGGCGATGGCCGTGGCGGCGGCCGCCTCGCTCGCGGCGTCGCCCACCGGCCCGCCGAAGCCGACGGACCTTCTGGACGGCGTCATCGCGCTCGTACCGCGCAGCGCGGTCGGGGCCGGGCTGCGCCGGGCCCGCGACATGCTCGACTACCGCGACGCCGGCACGGTCGCCGCGGTCCTCGGTAATGGCCGTCGTACCAGTGCACACGACACCGTCCCGTTCGCCCTCTGGTCCGCGGCCCGCAGCCTCGGCGATTTCGAGCAGGCCTTCTGGGTGACCGCTCAGGCGGGCGGAGACGTCGACACGACCTGCGCGATCGTCGGCGGGGTGGTCGCGGCGGGCGCCGCGGGTGCACCACCGGCGGAGTGGACGGCGAATACGGAGCAGCTCCCCGGCTGGCTCGCACAGTAG
- the nrdR gene encoding transcriptional regulator NrdR, with amino-acid sequence MHCPFCRHPDSRVVDSRTTDDGTSIRRRRQCPDCSRRFTTVETCSLMVVKRSGVTEPFSRTKVISGVRKACQGRPVTEDALAKLGQRVEEAVRATGSAELTTHDVGLAILGPLQELDLVAYLRFASVYRAFNSLEDFEAAIVELREQRPRAEGCGTGETLEVPVPAVAAD; translated from the coding sequence ATGCACTGCCCCTTCTGCAGGCACCCCGACAGCCGGGTCGTCGACAGTCGCACCACCGACGACGGGACCTCGATCCGCCGACGCCGTCAGTGCCCCGACTGCTCCCGCCGTTTCACGACGGTGGAGACCTGCTCGCTCATGGTGGTGAAGCGCAGCGGCGTGACCGAACCCTTCAGCCGCACCAAGGTCATTTCCGGAGTGCGCAAGGCGTGCCAGGGGCGGCCGGTCACCGAGGACGCCCTCGCCAAACTCGGCCAGCGGGTCGAGGAGGCCGTGCGTGCCACCGGCAGCGCCGAGCTGACCACGCACGACGTGGGCCTGGCCATTCTCGGCCCCCTGCAGGAACTCGACCTGGTCGCGTACCTGCGGTTCGCATCGGTCTACCGGGCGTTCAACAGCCTCGAGGACTTCGAGGCCGCCATCGTGGAACTCCGCGAGCAGCGACCTCGCGCAGAGGGATGCGGGACCGGCGAGACCCTTGAGGTCCCCGTGCCCGCCGTCGCCGCCGACTGA